From one Geoalkalibacter halelectricus genomic stretch:
- a CDS encoding S8 family serine peptidase — protein MKRLARLAKIVVALKLCLGVMFVGGPLEASQKGDFVPGELLVRQKAGAPAAGVRAALQAQGAGEIEEIAGIKVKRIRVPEHAMERVRTALARNPNFEFVEPNFIAQGTLVPNDTSYSSQWYLPRINAPEGWRLTTGSADIPIAIIDSGIDPNHADLGAKLLPGYNWLDHNTDTRDVQGHGTAVAGAAAAITDNGRGIAGVAWDNPIMPLVVLNSSNSASYSNIASAIIYAVDQGVRVINVSIAGTSYSHTLQNAINYAWNRGALVFCAAANSNTDDPFYPAALNNAIAVAATDQNDRKASYSNYGDWITIAAPGSSIYTTLRGGGYGSRSGTSMASPVAAGLGALIWSLNSNLSNVEVLEILKAGADDLGDPGFDPIFGHGRINVAGSLSLAENVVVEEDQAPPVVALTSPADGSAVAGQVTLVAQVEDNVGVEKVEFFLNGQRLGQDTSAPYMHLWNAEQAASGWHRLSALATDTAGNVGLSEEIMVFVEQTADLVPPQVSISYPLPGAKLNKQEWVRAQASDNVGVARMELYINGALMSVNNSDTMDWRWMTHKERASVFELTVKAYDAAGNVAEDSITVYK, from the coding sequence GTGAAAAGACTTGCACGGCTGGCAAAAATTGTTGTCGCCCTCAAACTGTGCCTGGGGGTGATGTTTGTAGGCGGACCTCTTGAAGCCTCACAGAAAGGGGATTTCGTCCCTGGTGAACTGCTGGTGCGGCAAAAAGCCGGAGCACCTGCCGCCGGCGTTCGCGCCGCTTTGCAGGCCCAGGGTGCCGGTGAGATCGAAGAGATTGCCGGCATCAAGGTCAAGCGCATTCGGGTACCCGAGCATGCCATGGAGCGCGTGCGCACCGCTTTGGCCCGCAACCCGAACTTTGAGTTCGTCGAGCCGAACTTCATCGCGCAAGGCACCCTGGTGCCCAATGACACCTCTTATTCCAGCCAGTGGTATCTGCCGCGCATCAACGCCCCGGAGGGCTGGCGCTTGACCACGGGCTCCGCGGACATCCCCATCGCCATCATCGACTCCGGCATCGACCCCAACCATGCCGACCTTGGGGCAAAGCTGCTGCCGGGCTACAATTGGCTGGATCACAACACCGATACCCGCGACGTGCAGGGCCATGGAACCGCGGTGGCGGGAGCCGCGGCCGCCATCACCGACAACGGCCGCGGGATCGCAGGGGTGGCCTGGGACAATCCCATCATGCCCCTGGTGGTCTTGAACAGCAGCAACTCGGCCAGCTATTCCAACATCGCCTCGGCAATCATCTATGCGGTGGACCAGGGTGTCAGGGTCATCAACGTCAGCATCGCCGGAACCAGCTACTCCCACACCCTGCAAAACGCCATCAATTACGCCTGGAACCGCGGCGCTCTGGTGTTCTGCGCGGCAGCCAACAGCAACACGGATGATCCCTTCTATCCCGCCGCCCTGAATAATGCCATCGCCGTCGCGGCCACGGACCAGAACGACCGCAAGGCGTCTTATTCCAATTATGGTGATTGGATCACCATCGCCGCGCCGGGTTCGTCCATCTATACGACCTTGCGTGGTGGCGGCTATGGATCGCGCAGCGGCACCTCCATGGCGTCTCCCGTCGCCGCGGGTCTTGGTGCGCTGATCTGGTCCTTGAACTCGAATCTCTCCAACGTCGAGGTTCTCGAAATTCTCAAGGCCGGCGCCGACGATCTTGGTGACCCCGGGTTCGATCCCATTTTCGGCCACGGGCGTATCAATGTGGCAGGATCGCTGTCGTTGGCCGAAAACGTCGTGGTGGAAGAGGACCAGGCTCCGCCGGTGGTGGCCTTGACCTCGCCTGCCGACGGATCGGCGGTGGCAGGCCAAGTGACCCTGGTCGCGCAAGTCGAGGATAATGTTGGGGTGGAGAAAGTTGAATTTTTCCTCAACGGTCAGCGCCTCGGCCAGGATACCAGCGCACCTTACATGCACCTCTGGAATGCCGAGCAGGCCGCCTCCGGCTGGCACCGTTTGAGCGCCCTGGCTACCGACACAGCCGGTAATGTCGGCCTGTCTGAGGAAATCATGGTGTTTGTCGAGCAGACCGCCGATCTGGTGCCGCCGCAGGTGAGTATCTCCTATCCCCTGCCGGGCGCCAAGCTCAACAAGCAGGAGTGGGTGCGAGCCCAGGCCTCGGATAATGTGGGCGTGGCGCGCATGGAGCTCTACATCAACGGCGCGCTGATGAGTGTCAATAATTCCGACACGATGGACTGGCGCTGGATGACCCATAAGGAGCGCGCTAGCGTTTTTGAACTGACCGTCAAGGCTTATGATGCGGCCGGCAATGTCGCAGAGGACAGCATCACAGTTTACAAGTAG
- a CDS encoding pyridoxamine 5'-phosphate oxidase family protein, which produces MNDPADSDILRQLCLSQNLAVLATAMGADPYASLVAVALRPDLRQLYFATPRATRKCANLAENPQVALLMDNRTNQVSDFSRAAAATLIGAADELTGAERDRGLALYLARHPHLAEFTASPSCAFFRVRIERIFLVTRFQSVMEYHFSP; this is translated from the coding sequence ATGAACGATCCCGCTGATAGTGACATCCTGCGCCAGCTCTGTTTAAGTCAGAATCTTGCCGTTCTCGCCACCGCGATGGGTGCCGATCCTTACGCCAGCCTGGTTGCCGTCGCACTGAGGCCTGATTTGCGCCAGCTTTACTTCGCCACGCCGCGCGCCACGCGCAAATGCGCCAATCTTGCCGAAAATCCTCAGGTCGCCCTGCTCATGGACAATCGGACCAATCAGGTGTCCGATTTCAGTCGGGCCGCCGCCGCCACCCTTATCGGCGCGGCCGACGAATTGACCGGGGCCGAGCGCGACAGGGGCCTGGCGCTGTATCTTGCGCGTCATCCTCATTTGGCCGAGTTTACCGCCTCACCGAGTTGTGCCTTTTTCAGGGTGCGGATTGAGCGTATTTTTCTGGTGACGCGTTTTCAAAGCGTCATGGAATATCATTTTTCGCCATGA
- a CDS encoding DUF3536 domain-containing protein has product MTERFVCIHGHFYQPPRENPWLEDVELQDSAYPFHDWNDRITTECYQTNAAARILDHHNLIIDIANNYEKISFNFGPTLLSWLEKHRPETYQAIIDSDLSSRARFGGHGAALAQAYNHMIMPLANPRDKRTQVRWGVHDFAARFGRKPEGMWLPETAVDVDTLEVLAEEGIAFTILAPHQAKAVRRIGDKEWQRLGELPVDTRCAYRCTLPSGRTIALFFYNGTVSQEVAFSGLLENGEKFSHRLLSTYSERRQAELSHIATDGETYGHHHRHGEMALAYCLRTMEKNRLARITIYGEYLALNPPTHEVRIVDNSSWSCAHGVERWRSDCGCRIDHGRNWRQKWRRPLRAALDWLRDRLALLYEREMGAFNEDPWAVRDAYIEVVLDRSEENVRDFLSRHCSAPPSAAEQTRLLRLLEMQRHAMLMYTSCGWFFDEVSGIETTQILAYASRAIQLAEEACGAHLEAEFLEWLEKVPSNLDKYLHGAQIYRQLVQPTRLDLRRVAAHHAIASEFEGNHRTHQIYSYEANNLVYDQSRAGRILLASGHTRVRSHITWNQAEYIFAVLHFGDHNLTAGIREFRGSQDLHTVQTELRDAFEGSNLTEVIRLFDRHFPQGTYSLSHLFKDEQRKVLNLILQKPLEEIHQTYQGIYDNQFALLRFLRDIGAPAPQALIAPAECVLSARLRKFFDNPVLDLLALKEAAGEVERLALRLRDETLGFAAGRQIARQMDKLARAPRNLAFLITINETLETLEQLPIKLDLWRAQNAYYAICQQLCPSVQKSLLAGEPGLTEWFEQFRRLGQALKVGMI; this is encoded by the coding sequence ATGACCGAACGATTTGTCTGCATTCACGGGCACTTTTATCAACCCCCCCGGGAAAATCCCTGGCTCGAGGACGTCGAGCTGCAAGACTCGGCCTATCCCTTTCACGACTGGAACGACCGCATCACCACGGAATGTTACCAGACCAACGCCGCGGCGCGGATTCTCGATCATCACAACCTGATTATCGACATCGCCAACAATTACGAAAAGATCAGCTTCAATTTCGGCCCGACCCTGCTGTCCTGGCTTGAGAAGCACCGCCCCGAGACCTATCAGGCCATCATCGATTCGGATTTGAGCAGCCGCGCCCGGTTCGGCGGCCATGGCGCGGCCCTTGCCCAGGCCTACAATCACATGATCATGCCCCTGGCCAATCCTCGCGACAAGCGCACCCAGGTGCGCTGGGGGGTGCATGATTTCGCCGCGCGCTTCGGCCGCAAGCCCGAGGGCATGTGGCTGCCGGAAACAGCGGTGGACGTCGACACCCTCGAAGTTCTCGCCGAGGAAGGCATCGCCTTCACCATCCTTGCGCCCCATCAAGCCAAGGCAGTGCGCCGCATCGGCGACAAGGAGTGGCAGCGGCTCGGCGAGCTGCCCGTCGACACCCGCTGCGCCTATCGCTGCACGCTGCCCTCGGGGCGCACCATCGCCCTGTTCTTCTACAACGGCACCGTATCCCAGGAGGTTGCCTTCAGCGGTCTGCTCGAAAACGGCGAGAAGTTCTCCCACCGCCTGCTCAGCACCTATTCCGAAAGGCGCCAGGCCGAACTCAGCCATATTGCCACCGACGGCGAAACCTACGGTCATCACCATCGCCATGGGGAAATGGCCCTCGCCTACTGCCTGCGCACCATGGAAAAAAACCGCCTGGCGCGCATCACCATTTACGGCGAGTACCTGGCTCTGAATCCGCCGACCCATGAAGTGCGCATCGTCGACAATTCCTCCTGGAGCTGCGCCCATGGCGTGGAGCGCTGGCGTTCGGACTGCGGCTGCCGCATCGACCATGGCCGCAACTGGCGCCAGAAATGGCGCCGGCCCCTGCGCGCCGCCCTCGACTGGCTGCGCGACCGCCTGGCGCTGCTCTACGAACGCGAGATGGGCGCCTTCAACGAGGATCCCTGGGCGGTGCGCGACGCCTACATCGAGGTGGTCCTCGATCGTAGCGAGGAAAATGTGCGCGACTTTCTGTCCCGCCACTGCTCCGCGCCACCCAGCGCCGCGGAGCAGACCCGGCTGCTGCGCCTGCTGGAAATGCAGCGCCACGCCATGCTCATGTACACCAGCTGCGGCTGGTTCTTTGACGAAGTCTCGGGCATCGAGACGACTCAGATTCTCGCCTATGCCAGCCGCGCCATCCAACTGGCCGAGGAGGCCTGCGGCGCCCATCTCGAAGCCGAATTTCTCGAATGGCTGGAAAAAGTACCGAGCAACCTCGACAAATACCTGCACGGCGCCCAGATCTATCGCCAGTTGGTGCAGCCCACCCGTCTCGATCTGCGTCGGGTCGCGGCACACCACGCCATCGCTTCCGAATTCGAGGGCAACCACCGCACCCACCAGATCTACAGCTACGAGGCCAACAACCTGGTCTACGATCAGAGCCGCGCCGGACGCATCCTGCTGGCCAGCGGGCATACCCGGGTGCGCTCCCACATCACCTGGAATCAGGCCGAATACATCTTTGCCGTGCTGCATTTCGGCGACCACAATCTCACCGCCGGCATCCGCGAGTTTCGCGGGTCGCAGGATCTTCACACTGTCCAAACCGAGCTGCGGGACGCCTTCGAGGGCAGCAATCTCACCGAGGTGATTCGCCTGTTCGATCGGCATTTCCCCCAGGGCACCTACAGCCTCTCGCACCTGTTCAAGGATGAGCAGCGCAAGGTGTTGAACCTGATCCTGCAAAAGCCCCTCGAGGAAATTCACCAGACCTACCAGGGCATCTACGACAATCAGTTCGCTCTGCTGCGCTTTTTGCGCGACATCGGCGCGCCGGCGCCCCAGGCCCTGATCGCGCCCGCCGAATGCGTGCTCAGCGCTCGGTTGCGCAAGTTCTTCGACAACCCGGTTCTCGACCTGCTGGCCCTCAAGGAGGCGGCCGGCGAGGTCGAGCGCCTGGCCTTGCGCTTGCGGGACGAAACCCTCGGCTTCGCCGCCGGGCGCCAGATCGCCCGGCAGATGGACAAACTGGCGCGCGCGCCGCGCAATCTGGCGTTTCTCATCACCATCAACGAAACCCTGGAAACCCTTGAACAATTGCCCATCAAGCTGGATCTGTGGCGGGCCCAGAACGCCTACTACGCCATCTGCCAGCAGCTGTGTCCCAGCGTGCAGAAGTCCCTGCTCGCCGGTGAGCCCGGCCTGACCGAATGGTTCGAGCAGTTCCGCAGGCTCGGCCAGGCCCTCAAGGTGGGGATGATCTGA
- a CDS encoding PEP-CTERM sorting domain-containing protein produces MKNLAIAIIISLFLVGQSWALTYTFSGSAQGGTGTAVMDISIIGNTLSLTLENTSPTTLDGGSEPNAPGITGFGFFLEELVAYSSWSLKAFTTAGDQVQLGGTAADPGNLNYWDLTDRQAGVSLDYLAASNSGSQYALYNPDQDQGFAADPYFTKAVFEMIFLGDVALATENRHITNDHDPSSGVTYVRFQNVGLGGAGSLKLVGIFQENDDDNAGGVITDPIPEPSTIILLGAGLVGLGFWYRRRKA; encoded by the coding sequence ATGAAAAACCTTGCAATCGCAATTATCATCAGTCTTTTCCTTGTCGGGCAGAGTTGGGCGCTGACCTACACCTTTAGCGGCAGCGCTCAAGGAGGAACTGGCACCGCCGTGATGGATATCTCCATTATCGGCAACACCCTGTCCCTTACTCTGGAGAATACCTCTCCGACCACTCTCGACGGCGGTTCGGAACCCAACGCTCCGGGCATCACCGGTTTTGGTTTTTTCCTGGAGGAGTTGGTGGCTTACAGCTCCTGGTCCCTGAAGGCTTTCACCACCGCCGGCGACCAGGTTCAATTGGGAGGGACAGCGGCTGATCCCGGCAACCTGAATTACTGGGATTTGACAGATCGCCAGGCCGGCGTATCCCTTGACTACTTGGCGGCTTCCAACTCGGGCTCGCAATATGCCCTTTACAACCCCGACCAGGATCAGGGATTTGCCGCAGACCCCTATTTCACCAAAGCTGTTTTTGAAATGATTTTTTTGGGTGACGTAGCCCTTGCCACGGAAAACCGCCACATCACCAACGACCATGACCCGAGTAGCGGCGTCACCTACGTGCGCTTCCAGAACGTCGGTCTTGGCGGCGCGGGAAGCCTCAAACTCGTCGGGATTTTCCAGGAAAACGATGACGATAACGCCGGCGGCGTGATTACCGACCCCATCCCCGAGCCCAGCACCATCATCCTTCTCGGGGCCGGCCTGGTGGGTCTTGGTTTTTGGTATCGCAGAAGAAAAGCCTGA
- the treY gene encoding malto-oligosyltrehalose synthase has translation MRIPRATYRIQFTPEFTFGKARAIVPYLRALGIDTLYASPIFRARTGSTHGYDVADMNALNPELGGSDDFTLLAEEIRRREMGWLQDIVPNHMAFDAQNPMLVDVLENGPHSRYFRTFDIDWEHPLESLRGRVLAPFLGSFYGDALERGEIRLGYDGEGFFAAYFNQRYPLRIDSYLEVLTHCHPPLRRRLGSNHPDHIQFMGVLYLLKTLASGPTRDRYEQIKFIKQTLWNLYQGNEIIHDQLDLSLAEFNGTPDQPESFALLDALLNQQYFRLSFWKVASEELNYRRFFSINDLISLCIEEKEVFEHCHGLVLKLVRQGHVSGLRIDHIDGLYDPPQYLERLAAAAPGAYVVVEKILEAGENLPRAWAAQGTTGYDFLNQALGVLCDRKQERRLTSIYHRFANPGGRCEELAGAKKRLIIERHMLGDIDNLATLLKSFAARYRYGSDLTRHALHRALIEVMVEMPVYRTYLTPRRKAEEGRGYLRQALRRALRNNPGLANELGFLQCILPLEMSRDLPAEERQAWQSFVLRFQQFTGPLMAKGIEDTLLYVYNRLICLNEVGGAPQHFGVTPADFHKFNQSRARHWPHTLNATATHDTKRGEDTRVRIAVLSELPQEWERRLREWSRRNAPLKKRVRRRLVPDKNDEYFLYQTLLGSYPLADADLETYPVRIRDYAIKAVREAKVHTGWLKPDSAYEDAYLAFIDGLFGQGHGFFEDFLPFQETIAFYGMLNGLAQVLLKSTCPGAPDFYQGCEFWDLSLVDPDNRRPVDYEARRRALEGLNKAFARDTAKLLAELRANWRDGRIKLYLTWRCLQARAQAPALFCDGDYLPLETRGAAAANLIAYARRGADQTALVVVPRLPTQLVEPGCWPLGAGIWGDTQIILPEGVAGPWRDFLSGRDLEGAGALNVGPLLQDLPLALLIAGG, from the coding sequence ATGCGTATCCCGCGAGCGACCTATCGGATTCAATTTACGCCCGAGTTCACCTTCGGCAAGGCGCGCGCCATCGTCCCGTACCTGCGCGCCCTGGGCATCGACACCCTCTATGCCTCGCCGATTTTTCGCGCCCGTACCGGCAGCACTCACGGCTATGATGTCGCCGACATGAACGCCCTCAACCCCGAGTTGGGCGGCAGCGACGATTTCACCCTGCTCGCCGAAGAAATCCGCCGCCGGGAGATGGGCTGGCTGCAGGACATCGTGCCCAACCACATGGCCTTCGACGCGCAGAATCCCATGCTCGTCGACGTGCTGGAGAACGGCCCGCATTCACGCTATTTCCGCACTTTCGACATCGACTGGGAGCATCCCCTGGAGAGCCTGCGCGGCCGGGTTCTGGCACCCTTTCTGGGCAGTTTTTACGGCGACGCCCTGGAGCGCGGCGAGATCCGCCTGGGCTACGACGGCGAGGGGTTTTTCGCCGCCTATTTCAACCAGCGCTATCCCTTGCGCATCGACAGCTACCTGGAAGTCCTCACCCACTGCCACCCGCCCCTGCGGCGCCGCTTGGGCTCCAATCATCCCGACCACATCCAGTTCATGGGCGTGCTCTACCTGCTCAAAACCCTGGCCTCGGGACCGACCCGCGACCGCTACGAGCAGATCAAGTTCATCAAGCAGACATTGTGGAATCTCTACCAGGGCAATGAAATCATCCACGACCAACTCGATCTGTCCCTGGCCGAATTCAACGGCACCCCCGATCAGCCCGAAAGCTTCGCCCTCCTCGACGCGCTGCTCAATCAGCAGTATTTTCGGCTGTCTTTCTGGAAGGTCGCCTCGGAGGAACTCAACTACCGGCGCTTTTTCAGCATCAATGACCTGATCTCGCTGTGCATCGAGGAAAAAGAGGTGTTCGAGCACTGCCACGGCCTGGTCCTCAAATTGGTACGCCAGGGCCATGTCAGCGGCCTGCGCATCGATCACATCGACGGACTCTATGACCCGCCCCAGTACCTGGAGCGGTTGGCGGCGGCGGCGCCGGGCGCCTATGTGGTGGTGGAAAAAATCCTTGAGGCCGGCGAAAACCTGCCGCGGGCCTGGGCCGCCCAGGGCACCACGGGCTATGATTTTCTCAATCAGGCCCTCGGCGTTTTGTGCGACAGGAAACAGGAACGGCGCCTGACTTCCATCTATCACCGCTTCGCCAACCCCGGCGGGCGCTGCGAGGAATTGGCCGGCGCGAAAAAACGCCTGATCATCGAGCGCCACATGCTCGGCGATATCGACAACCTGGCCACGCTGCTCAAGAGCTTCGCCGCGCGCTACCGCTACGGCAGCGATCTCACCCGCCATGCCCTGCACCGGGCATTGATCGAAGTCATGGTCGAGATGCCCGTCTACCGCACCTACCTGACGCCAAGGCGCAAGGCCGAGGAGGGTCGCGGATACCTGCGTCAGGCCTTGCGGCGGGCGTTGCGCAACAATCCCGGCCTGGCCAACGAACTGGGCTTTCTGCAATGCATCCTGCCCCTGGAGATGAGTCGCGATCTGCCCGCCGAGGAACGCCAGGCCTGGCAGAGTTTCGTTTTGCGCTTTCAGCAGTTCACCGGCCCGCTCATGGCCAAGGGTATCGAGGATACCCTGCTCTATGTCTACAACCGCCTGATCTGCCTCAACGAGGTGGGCGGCGCTCCGCAGCATTTCGGCGTGACGCCCGCGGACTTTCACAAATTCAATCAGTCCCGCGCCCGTCACTGGCCTCACACCCTTAACGCCACGGCCACCCACGACACCAAGCGCGGCGAGGACACCCGGGTGCGCATCGCCGTTTTGTCCGAACTGCCCCAGGAATGGGAGCGCCGGCTACGCGAATGGAGCCGCCGCAACGCCCCCCTGAAGAAGCGCGTGCGACGCCGCCTGGTGCCGGATAAAAACGACGAATACTTTCTCTACCAGACCCTGCTCGGCTCCTACCCCCTTGCGGATGCCGACCTGGAGACCTACCCGGTGCGCATTCGCGACTACGCCATCAAGGCGGTGCGCGAAGCCAAGGTACACACCGGCTGGCTCAAGCCGGACAGCGCCTACGAGGACGCCTATCTGGCCTTCATCGACGGTCTGTTCGGCCAAGGGCACGGATTTTTTGAGGATTTTCTACCCTTCCAGGAAACCATCGCCTTTTACGGCATGCTCAACGGCCTCGCCCAGGTGCTGCTCAAGAGCACCTGCCCCGGCGCCCCGGATTTCTACCAGGGCTGCGAATTCTGGGACCTGAGCCTGGTCGATCCCGACAACCGCAGACCGGTGGACTATGAGGCGCGGCGCCGCGCCCTGGAAGGTTTGAACAAGGCGTTTGCGAGGGATACGGCCAAGCTGCTCGCCGAGCTGCGCGCCAACTGGCGCGACGGCCGCATCAAGCTCTATCTGACCTGGCGCTGCCTGCAAGCGCGCGCGCAGGCCCCCGCGCTGTTTTGCGATGGAGATTATCTACCCCTGGAGACCCGCGGGGCCGCGGCGGCGAATCTCATCGCCTACGCGCGCCGCGGCGCGGATCAAACGGCCCTCGTCGTCGTGCCGCGCTTACCGACGCAGTTGGTGGAACCGGGCTGCTGGCCGTTGGGCGCGGGCATCTGGGGCGATACGCAAATCATTTTGCCCGAGGGTGTCGCGGGTCCGTGGCGGGATTTTCTGTCGGGACGCGACCTGGAGGGCGCGGGCGCTCTGAACGTCGGTCCCCTGTTGCAGGATCTGCCTCTGGCGTTGCTGATCGCTGGGGGGTAG
- the treZ gene encoding malto-oligosyltrehalose trehalohydrolase encodes MQLGATCLEGGRCEFLVWAPSCREVSLHQVAPRDRILPMERQPRGYWRLMAEDMPPGARYFYRLDGERDRPDPASHYQPEGVHGPSQIVDHQRFSWSDQGWRGCALADLVIYELHVGAFTNAGTFDAMIERLPVLRELGITAIELMPVAQFPGERNWGYDGVQPFAVQHSYGGPEGLKRLVDACHREGLAVVLDVVYNHLGPEGNYLWDFGPYFTDRYRTPWGDAINFDGACSDEVRRYFLQNALHWFRNYHIDVLRLDAVHAIRDFSATTFLQELAEQTREFSLGNQRTCLLIAESDLNDPRVIRPAELGGYGLDAQWSDDFHHALHCLITGEALGYYGDFGNVGDLVKTYREGFAYAWRYSSFRKCRHGASAADRPAQQFVVCSQNHDQVGNRMNGERLIALAGFEAAKLAAAAVLLSPYVPLLFMGEEYGEENPFPYFVSFEDAELIAAVRRGRKEEFEDFHAAGEPPDPQSPRTFAAARLDWSKRDQPRHRAMLAFYRELLRLRRANPVLARRDNNQLEGWGLEDEKLLWLRRWNEQAEVWILANFNTKEGSCSFPGRSRGYRKLLDSADRQWQGPGSRLPELIEGRCKLHLAPQSLVVFQSAD; translated from the coding sequence ATGCAACTTGGTGCAACCTGTCTTGAGGGTGGCCGCTGCGAATTTCTGGTGTGGGCGCCGTCGTGCCGCGAGGTGAGCCTGCATCAGGTGGCGCCGCGCGACCGCATTCTGCCCATGGAACGCCAGCCGCGGGGATATTGGCGCCTTATGGCCGAGGACATGCCGCCCGGGGCGCGCTATTTCTATCGCCTCGACGGCGAACGCGACCGCCCCGACCCCGCCTCCCATTACCAGCCCGAGGGCGTTCACGGTCCCTCCCAGATCGTCGACCACCAGCGCTTTTCCTGGAGCGACCAGGGGTGGCGCGGCTGCGCCCTGGCGGATTTGGTGATTTACGAGCTGCATGTGGGTGCCTTCACCAACGCCGGAACCTTCGACGCGATGATCGAGCGACTGCCCGTTCTGCGCGAGTTGGGCATCACCGCCATCGAACTGATGCCCGTCGCCCAGTTCCCCGGCGAGCGCAATTGGGGCTACGACGGGGTGCAGCCCTTCGCCGTCCAGCACAGCTACGGCGGACCCGAGGGCCTCAAGCGCCTGGTCGATGCCTGCCATCGCGAGGGACTGGCGGTGGTGCTCGATGTGGTCTACAACCACCTGGGACCCGAGGGCAATTACCTGTGGGATTTCGGCCCCTACTTCACCGACCGCTACCGCACGCCCTGGGGGGATGCGATCAATTTCGACGGCGCCTGCAGCGACGAGGTGCGGCGCTATTTTCTGCAAAACGCCCTGCACTGGTTCAGAAACTATCACATCGACGTGCTGCGTCTGGACGCGGTGCACGCCATCCGCGACTTTTCGGCCACAACCTTTTTGCAGGAACTGGCCGAACAGACGCGCGAATTCTCCCTCGGCAACCAGCGCACCTGCCTGCTTATCGCCGAGAGCGACCTCAACGATCCGCGCGTCATCCGCCCCGCCGAGTTGGGCGGCTACGGTCTCGACGCGCAGTGGAGCGATGATTTTCACCATGCCCTGCATTGCCTGATCACCGGGGAAGCCCTGGGATATTACGGCGATTTCGGCAACGTCGGCGACCTGGTCAAGACCTATCGCGAAGGCTTCGCTTACGCCTGGCGCTATTCGTCCTTTCGCAAATGCCGACACGGCGCCTCCGCCGCCGACCGCCCGGCGCAGCAATTCGTGGTGTGCAGCCAGAACCACGATCAGGTAGGCAACCGCATGAACGGCGAACGCCTTATCGCCCTGGCCGGTTTCGAAGCCGCCAAGCTGGCGGCTGCGGCCGTCCTCCTCTCGCCCTATGTACCCTTGCTGTTCATGGGCGAGGAATACGGCGAGGAGAACCCCTTTCCCTATTTCGTCAGCTTCGAGGACGCGGAACTGATCGCCGCGGTACGTCGGGGACGCAAGGAAGAGTTCGAGGACTTTCACGCCGCGGGCGAGCCGCCCGATCCGCAAAGCCCCCGGACATTTGCCGCCGCGCGTCTCGACTGGAGCAAACGCGACCAGCCCAGGCACCGCGCCATGCTGGCCTTTTATCGCGAGTTGCTGCGCCTGCGGCGCGCCAACCCGGTGCTGGCCCGCCGCGACAACAATCAGCTCGAGGGCTGGGGCCTTGAGGACGAAAAGCTGCTGTGGCTGCGCCGCTGGAACGAGCAGGCGGAGGTCTGGATCCTCGCCAATTTCAATACCAAGGAAGGCAGCTGCTCCTTTCCAGGACGGAGCCGCGGCTACCGCAAACTGCTTGACTCGGCCGACCGTCAGTGGCAGGGTCCGGGCTCGCGGCTTCCCGAACTCATCGAGGGCCGCTGCAAGCTACACCTTGCGCCGCAAAGTCTGGTCGTTTTTCAATCGGCGGATTGA
- a CDS encoding tRNA (cytidine(34)-2'-O)-methyltransferase: protein MTPFHIVLIEPEIPPNTGNIARLCGATGTVLHLVGKLGFSLDDRYLKRAGLDYWPTIDVRRWESFGELQTAHPEGRFWLTSKKGTQSYHEVSFRPGDFLVFGKETEGLPEDLLAEHPEQCIRIPIFSPLVRSLNLSTAAGIILYEALRQTERLQ, encoded by the coding sequence ATGACACCCTTTCACATCGTCCTCATCGAACCTGAAATCCCGCCCAATACCGGCAACATCGCCCGTCTGTGCGGCGCCACCGGCACGGTGCTGCACCTGGTGGGCAAGCTGGGCTTTTCCCTGGATGACCGTTATCTCAAGCGCGCCGGGCTGGATTACTGGCCGACCATTGACGTGCGAAGGTGGGAGTCATTCGGTGAGCTGCAAACGGCACACCCCGAGGGTCGTTTTTGGTTGACCAGCAAGAAAGGCACGCAATCCTACCACGAAGTGTCCTTCCGGCCTGGAGATTTCCTGGTGTTCGGCAAGGAAACCGAAGGCCTGCCCGAGGATCTGCTTGCCGAACACCCTGAGCAATGCATCCGCATCCCGATTTTTTCTCCCCTGGTGCGCAGCCTCAACCTGTCAACAGCGGCGGGGATCATCCTCTATGAGGCATTGCGGCAGACGGAGCGCCTCCAATAA
- a CDS encoding type II toxin-antitoxin system HicB family antitoxin → MRQFKYVIYREDRYFVAQCLNVDVSSFGETIDEAAANLKEAVELYFEGNEGCGDYHDIGEVLIGEAAIHA, encoded by the coding sequence ATGAGACAGTTCAAATACGTGATCTATCGGGAAGACCGATACTTTGTGGCTCAATGTCTCAACGTCGACGTATCCAGCTTTGGTGAAACCATTGATGAGGCCGCCGCTAATCTGAAGGAGGCGGTGGAACTTTATTTTGAGGGCAATGAGGGCTGTGGGGACTATCACGACATCGGCGAAGTCCTTATCGGCGAAGCCGCCATTCATGCCTAA